Within Quercus lobata isolate SW786 chromosome 5, ValleyOak3.0 Primary Assembly, whole genome shotgun sequence, the genomic segment TGGGCTCTACTTGTACAGTGATACtgacaaaataaaagaagttatATGCTGAATTTTTATGTGTGGCATTTAAATCATTTTGCAGGCATGGACAAATTGGAGGAACATGACAGCTTCAAACATTATAGACCCCACATTAGGGGTTGGTTCAACAACTGAAATAATCCGGTGCATTCACATTGGATTATTATGTGTTCAAGAAAATGCTGCTGATAGACTAACCATGGCTTCAGTCGTTCTAATGCTTAATAGCAACTCTATCACCTTATCAGTACCTTCACGACCTGCATTTTTTATACACAGGAACGTTGAACCAGACTCGCAGTCAGATCAATCTATTCTGCTAGCCTCAACAAATGATGCTTCAATTACTACATTACATCCTCGCTAAGGTTTGATCAAAGTAACTAGAGTTCTTTACATTAGTTTTGAGAAAAGATTATTTATTGAAGTAACCATGTTGAATAATTTTGAGGCCTATACTACCAGCCTTTCTTTTGGCGGTTTGAGCTACTACTACGTGATGTTATGCAACAACACATTATGATGAGTATATTCAATTGTGTTCAAGATTTACATACTCTAAATATTCGAAGAGTAATACTACATGCAcaaacaatttgtaaaaatgttgatGCAGCCAaccttttattggttttcatttaaaCCTACCATTAATATAACAGTTTGTAGAATACTTtttatctctagcattatttatATTCTAAAAGTAGTAATAATTGTACACTAGTAGGAAGTAGCAAATGATCCACgagttttagaagaaaaaaaaaagaaaacaaaaagaaaagaaaagaaaaggtaggGCTTGAACTACAATTCACAAACATAGAGCACCACAAAAGATGTCACTAGTGGGTTATCATTGGAATCCCTAATCTCActtattataagaaaaaaaaaatactttctaTATTAATTTCTAGGGATTGACTAAtacactttttagtttttacaatgGTGGACTGAAATGGGATGAGCTAGTATGCTTCTTTGATGGATTTTTAAGGGGAAATCTTAAAATTGTATATGTACATTATTTTAAGTGTAGTATATTAgattctccaattaaattcaaatacataactatattgattttgattgtgcttgaaaatgataatattgattgtgatttatttgtaaatataatcaattaagtatttgaatttaattagaaaatttagtGTACTTCACCAAATGAGCTATACCAaagttttacttgtattttaaaCACTTCACCAGTCAATAATCTTAACCAGTGTTTAATGGTAGTCGAAAGTTTAGACtcttaaacaaaacctaaaaaaattattttaaaaaaattattaatggaTATTGTTCCATGTGTACATGATCGATTCGGTGGAAATAAAGTTTGGTTTAGGAATTTCTAGTACTACAATGCTAAACTCTCCTAAGTAGTTTACTGggtcttttattttaaaaataagataatgtGCCATATTATTTTCTAGAGAATACATTTTTTTAGCAATAACTATAGAGTTGCATCTTTTCTCACAACTATTGATATtataaattgtaaataatattgatattataaattgtaaataatagataacacaaaatttcaattaaaaaaaaaaagataatacaAAATTGTTAagtatcattaaaaaaaaggaaaatattacaaatacaaattattttacaatatttttcacaagcTATTGatgtggtaaattgttattggtaagtgaaaaaaattatgttattgGTGAGTTCAGATAAGAATCATTAAAATTTAGctacatcaacagtttgtaaaaatattgtaaaatagtttgtgacggtagtattattcataaaataaataaaattgtttggaAAATATCTATGTAAGAATCTACAaagattttttcaattaaaaaatataaaataatgacGTGTGAGTAGCATTTGTCTAATTTGAAGTGCATGCTTCAGCTTATTCCTCGAGACCCTGGAACAAATGTTTTTTAAATACTGCTGATGATTCTTTAAGCATAAATcttaaaaagaagagaagaagaagaagcagacaATTGGGAAAAATAATAAGGTTAAATTGAAACTTAACTGTTTCAATTCAAGATTAGATTTTTTGAGATCATGGGCTTCCTAGACTTCGAAAAATCACCAGGCACAAGCTAAAGCCCCACACTTCTCTATACAGATCATGAGTAtacattttatttgtttatatattaattagacTATTCTAATAATGAGGAGAAAATGGGTAAATgtcccttttaaaaaaaaaaatctagcatttttcCCTcgttcccaaactaattagggaaatgcccatcttttgaaactcgattttctcaaaatagagttataaaaaaaaaaaaaaaaaaaaattagagaacactatagtggcgttttaaggagcttATAGtaacgttttaaggacctatagtggcgtttatTAACTCGATCTCCATAAAGTCGAGTTATatgcaaatatttttctttttttttttacctataactagACTTCTTGGAGATTGAAttgtaaaacgtcactataggtccctaaaacgtcactataggctccttaaaaacgctactatagggcttaactcgattttgaaaaaatcaagttttaaaaaagggacattttcctaattagtttggaaacgagggcaaaatgctggattgttttttaaaaaagagcAAATGCCAATTTTTTCCATTCAAATGATATATTAATTAGAATATACATACAAATCGAAGCAAGTGGTTATTTTTTGCCATATGTTTCACTCTGTGGGGAAATCTAGAACATTAGCAAATCTGCTTAGGTAATAATTAAGGTGGAAAAATCTGCCTAGTTATCACGTCAGGTTAGTACTAACAAACCCTAGTTATTACGCGTTTGGGCCGCAAATGCAGAAATTGTCGTGCGTGGACCAAGCTAGGATATCATCATTCATTAATCATTACAACGTTGAATAAAggattgtaaatttttaaactattatttattatatgcgATAACGTTGCTCCACTTTAGTTTAATCTCTgtcaaaatactaaaatgtgTCAATTAGTTAAGTTAGAATACCACCTTtcattaaacatataatttttgcATGGACAACGTCAAATAAATGATtgtaaattttaaacaattatttattatatgagatAATGTCGTATGTGCTACAGTTTAGTTTAATCTCCTTGTCAACAGCTAGCACTTCTATTACTATAAAAGTACTTTCTATTTTACTTGCAAAAgggaatttaaaataataataataataataataattcaatcgTTGGGAGAAGGAGAATTTGAATTAGAaatgtctcaaaaaaaaatacaaaaacaaaacaaaaaaaagatatgttTAGGATATCATAAAGAATGTTGATACGACAAAGTAAGTGGTATCATTAAAAGCATGAAGATtgaaccaagaaacaagtgaagaaaaacggATTTAATGAAACTTGACACTAGTCTCGACACTAATTCTCGACACTAagctcgatacctctcgatctaTTGAGTTTCGCAGATCTAGAATTATGACATCAAAATTTCAGCCAATGATGACTTGGATTGCTAAGGTTTCTCTCACTAAACCTCTAGAACATATaattaaaagtttaattttaaaGACATAAAATACACAAAGACTCAATTTAGAGAAGTCATACACTGTGAGAAACTACTACGTTCTTGTGCGCCTTGGGGTTTTCTAACCAAGTGCATCTAGATCTTTAGCGTActttgaagtgaagaactttgcatcaGACAACAATCAATAAGTTATTGGGAAGTCAGACATGTACTAGGATCTGTGCATACAAGAAGAAGTCTCTACAAGATTATGTCCAATTATGGATTGGAGTAAAaattcaattgtaggttggtttTTGAGAGTGGTGATCTAAAATTAACCCGATGATATTTTTCGCATTGTGAGAggttttttccatttttcaacAAATCACCGTTTCAAATAAATTTCTACTACACTTAATTGATTTGGTGATTTGTGTGTACCTCCATGATTTGCATataatttaacctaattaataaacttgggtaatttatttaatttacgGGGATCAATTTATAACCCAACATTGCGGATGAAATTTGCAATATTGAATCATTGCAGTTCAATTTTCCAACAATTAGAGTAACTACATACAACTTTTCTGATGTAAATAAGGTTGGGAAAGGAGGATTTGGATCTGTCTACAAGGTAATTTGGCAATATCATATAGTCAAGTATCTCAATTGTATGTCATAACACGTTAGATTtagaacttttttattattaagggTTTCATATTGAATATTGTGATGCATCTATAGGGTAGGCTCTCTGATGTACAAGAGATAGTTGTTAAACTACTATCCATAGGTTCTAGACAAGGAGATCTAGAATTTAAGAATGAGATCTTGTTAATGGCCAAGCTTCACTACCAAAATATAGTTTAGCTTCGAGGTTTCTGCTTGGAAGGAAATGAAAGGCTTCTCATTTATGACTTTGTGCCAAACGGAAGTCTTGACCAAGTTATATTTGGTAtggtgccaaaaaaaaattattattaaattaatttggtTCTTAGCCACAATAATTTTTGCACTATCGAAATATTTTACAACGTATTATCGGATTAAATAAACACTAAACTagtttatttaataaaacaGGCCCCATATACAAAGACTTTCTACATCTTCGAGTCAAAGTTCAACAGCTCTCGCCATCTCGGATTACCCACACGTAATTTAATCGTCTTTAGTTCTCATGCTCCCCTTAATTTTTAAGCTAAAAAGAAACCTATCCCATATAGGCGTATTATATAGTTACGCCttaaaatatacattttttttaagtaaataaaacGTGTGGCATCGAATTtagaccaaaaaaagaaaaaggaaaaaaaaatgacatcaacTTAGAACTATTGTGTTTGAAAAGAACAAAGGAAGTTGTCATTATCGTGAACTACAattcaatttcaagtttttcCACATTCACTCATTTCTTCATCGACTTTGAATTAACTAAGGTTTTGCTTAGTCATAAAGGGATCAATTGGCAGTCGTTATCATATTAAAGTAGCATCCATAACGAACCTCTGTCGTCAAAGgtgatttctatttttgatgaaCATCGAAGGTGATTTATAAGGAAAGAAGGAAAGGTGGATGAAAAAGGTAAATGTTAATGGCATTATAACTTACTATATACTGATGTGGTAAATGGTAATGCATGTGATTCGTGAATTTTAACTACCTAacaaatatatgtttaaaatatatcttaataaTTTGTGATACATTAGTTTTATAAGTTCAATGaactaaaatttatagtattccTAACATTACACATGAAAGAAACGTATCAAGAAAATTATTGTATGCCACTAGACTCAATGGCGTGGCTTATGAGTATACAAGGATcatcaaaatttgagaaatgaTTTATATACATATGAATTCATTCCACCATTGGAATGAGGAGgatgaatttttaattatttaatcattattttaacTTTTCGCTTCACATAGGTGCTCAGAATGGGACAATAATCCAACTAAAGACTGCATACTTTAATATGTGATAAATTAATACTAATATCAAAAGATTAAATTACtaagaaatgataaatttaattatttaactactAGTTAATAAAAGTGAGAATATAGACATTTTTTTAACATGTGGCAATGTACGCTCTCTCAATTCAAACTTCGATTTAATTAATCTCTTCTCAGTTTAGTCCAAGACCATAGCATTCAAGCAATTCTATGGTACTCTCAGTGTGGCCAAACAaagaatagggaaaacctaccctagtccctattatttttgcattttttggaTGAGTGAACATGAttttcccaaacaaaaaaagaatagagaaaacctAACCTAAACCCTGTCATTTATGCATTTATTGGATGGGTGAACATAATTTTCCCAAATGATTATTTCTATGAATTCAAGCAATAAAGAAATAGCCCcctgttttttttaatattacaaCTCAATGCAAACCAAATAAGGGCAATCATACTcctaacaatattttattatgcttttacaagttagctcaactaataaagtttttaatgatTGTATACGAGATTTAGAgttcaatccccacctacatgaaaaactaattgatgtcttgatctaatgatagctatcattaggagcggacgtcataagttagaactctcttaaaaaaaaaagttcacaaCAAGTACTTGACCTTAAAATGGCAACAGCAGCCATTAAATGCTCTTGTTTTGTTGATGTTTTGAGAAAGTTTAGTTAGATCAGAAGTTAACACATAAGGGAGGGGGAAGTAAGATGCACAAGAGCTTACAATAATTATCCCATCAAAAGGGCCTATCTTTTGAGGGAATAAACAAGGCTTATAAAGGCTTGTTTTGTCGATGTGGTACAACAAAGACTTTCcaacatttattttatggttgCTTTTGGCAAGTACCAAAAATGTTCGTAATTAATTTTGTACAAATTTTACATCCACAATGAATTGACCCGAATGAGGTATACTCCTTTAAATTCTTTGACGGCCCACTCATTTGAACAGAACTAGTTAGGGTGGCAAGTGCAAGGCACGTGCTACTTCTtgagtgagaaaattaaaataaaatttttatttgatgaagTATGaaactaaatacataaaaaaaatgtatgtcaCACACAAAATTAGGGTAGctatttaaaatatgaatatctattttattataatagttTCTTAGTACTTATTTGTTAATGACAATATCCACTCACtaaaacttctaagaatgataacgaATATCATTATCCTCCAACAAAAAGCAATTGAGTTTTGCTAaaacattgtcacaatatttaaattttcataatgAAAGATGTCATATGCTACAATTTAACTTGTAAggactcaaaaaataaagaccTAAGCCCACTTAGATTAGTGGTATCTTATCCctcaaatcaaacccaaacaatAGAATTTTTAAGAGAGTAAGTAACTAACTCAAATGCAATACTAGGGTAAGTATAAGTCTAAGGCCGAAAAATCCAAAGTAACGGACAAGCGCAATTGGAATAATAATTTAGGATAATATCCTCCTCGGGCAAATCCGAGGATCAATCTCTTGTATATAAGTTTAGTTCTGGTTCTACACAAGGCAATTCATAATTCTCTTCATCATTCTCTTGGTACTTAGAAATTGTTCCTCCTCTTTTTTTGGGGTgttcccttccttttatagtcCATTCCCTTGCATCTCAACCCTTCGCCTGTACGTCCTAGGGCACTTCTtaggatacttgtcccatcaagacCCTTCTGGAAGTGATAGAAGGAGTTGCTAGCTGTGAAGTTACTGTTCAAGAGTAATTTTCACATTAATGCAAATGATGAGGTTGGTGCCGGGCACTGAATGCAGAGGTGGGAGGTGTCTCCCTCAGGAAATTTCCTCCTACTAACCTTGTTCCAATTGCATCTCTTCTCCTATCCTTAGGCTTCTGAGGGATATCAGTTGTCCTGATTCTCTTGCTCTCCTCAAGTAGGTGGAGTCCTCGGGGTTTGCTTACGCATCTTGTCCCGGATTGGGTAAATTAATCCTTGGCTGAGATTCCTTGGTCCTGGAACCCCCCACAAAACCCTTTCATCAAATTCCTTCAACCATacacaatgaaaattttttcattcatactttcttctttatcattctaTATGAGTCTAGGTACAATGTTTAGCTAGCttagtttttaatgaacaccCATTTTAggcaagaaaaaaagaaaaagaaaaaaaaagacatgtgtcttgaattttccattaaataaattataactttCTAATCATTATTAccatctaaaattaaaaatacgtgaggaaaatttttggaatgttaaaatttttgtattttagacattacacaatgtTATATTTAAAGAATAATAAGCTTTCGTTAGGGTTTAActgagaaaataacaatatgacatatttgttcttttccaaaaatactaTGAGAAGAAtagcttgattttaaagtttaagaagGAACTGTGAACTATCCCAAATATAAAGGATGAAATGcgtttttatcctttttttaattttgtgtgtgtgtgtgtgtgtgtgtgtgtgtgtgtatgtgtgtgtgtgtgtagaactatgtgtttttacttaaaattttgcgtaaagataaaaatacaataaaaaatgacaaaatatagctacaaaattaattgtaaccTTTGGCTACAACCTTACTAAATATCCTTTTATTGGAGGTGAGTTGTAGCCTTAGATTACAACAttgctcaataaaataaatattactgcatattttaaaaatctactctttgaattgcatattctttacgcttttaatacatatgtcaaattttgtgttaattgggtattatttaccatatgatctataagcatatattttatgcataattttaaattacaaaaacttgtaatttaaacaatttattgatgacatagttattgattttcaattttcttaaagttttgcacgtatggaggatataagaataagatgtaatctaatgatggatttgtcaaaattcacatccaataaaataatattgagtaaggttgtagcctagGCGTACAACCAATTTTTAGCGAAACTTTgtcctaaagaaaaaaagtcaatttaagaaaattgtacgtgaaatagtgaattttggctaaataaagttgattaaacaaaaaaaaaaaaaaaaaaaatctagaaacacaatataatgaTACATCATTTTTGTAATACgataattttgttataataaaaatataaaagtaaagcaaaaaaaggaaaagaatattcattaaaaatttatcaacttgcCCCTCTTATTAAAACATTTAATGAAATTGGGCAATATTTGAATACCATGGGCTTTCATCGGATAACCATAGACTTTCACTACTTGGAATTTAGCTGCATCTTGCAAGTTGTACCACGTGCTgctagaagtttttttttttttttttttttttttgctgaataaaagGGGGGACGGGGGCGACTATTTGTGACTAACCCCCTAGGGCGTGACCTAATAGGGGCATCCTCGCTAGAGAATATTGGATTGAGTCATAGCTACCGTGATCGGGGCCCCACAGACCTCACCCTAGCACTCCAAGAGAGCCAGTAGGAGAGACACAATGCAAGTTAGGAAACCCTCCTTCCACACAGTACCCGTCACGACTCGAACAAAGGACCTTGTGCTTGCATGTGGGATCTCTCCCCCACTGGGCCACCCCTTCTGGGGCTCTGCTAGAAGTTCATACAGTCAAATCAATCCCATATATTCATCATTACTTTATAATAAAATGTACTCCATTATTATTGGTTTACTTTACTACTTGACATGACGGTTCCGAACTTATCATTCTATATTAAATCTTCCCATTAATGCAAAAATACAGAGTGACAATAATAATGAGCACTTCAAGATtatcacttttcttcttctatgCCATTCTCATAATCCTTGTTAATCCCACCATTAATGCGCAGAGAGATCCCTACGTGCTTCATGAGTGTTCAACTACTGGTAACGTTACTAGTAACGGTACCCTTAGAGAAAACCTTAATACCCTCATTTCCACTCTTTCATCCAACACCCAAATCGATTATGGGTTCTACAATTTCACTGCCGGAGAGGGCACCAACAGAGTTTACGCCACTGGGCTTTGTAGAGCTGATCTTTCACCAACTGATTGCCGTAGTTGTGTCAACATGTCAGCTCACGAGCTCTTACAGTTGTGTCCAACACAGAAAGAGGGTGTCATGTGGTACATGAATTGTGCAGCTCGATACTCAAACAACTCGATATTTGGTGTTATGGAAACTAAACCTACTCGAGCTCTTACAAGCGATAATGTCACGAACTTGGCTGAGTTCAACGCGGTGTTAGAACCCTTATTTTATGACCTGAGAGTTAGAGCTTCAGCTGGAGCTATTTTTCGCAAGATTGCAGTTGGAACTGCGTACTATAAAAGTGACAACTATACGATCTATGGGCTTATGCAGTGTAGTCCTGATTTGTTAGAAATGGATTGTAGTAATTGCTTAGTTGTTGCTCAAAACTATATTCAAGGTTGCTGTAGTGGAAACAGTGGACTCACAATTCTTGCACCAAGCTGTAATTTAAGTATAGAGACCGACCAATTCTATGACAGCACTCTTGTTCAATCTCCACCGTCATTATCTCCTCcttctcctcttcctcctccgcCTACAAAAGGTACGTTTCCCAAAAGGACATCTTCTGAATTGTTCTTCTATATAAGTATAATATCTTATACATTAgataattattagaaaaaaatataggaccacatacttttaaaaaaaaattattagaagcGTGTGAGACGTTATTTATGTAAacatttatttcttaaattaaaaaaaaagtatctatatgttaaatttttatatttttttctcacttatGTAATTTCTTTCTCTAAATAAACACTTAATTCATGGAATAAGCTAATCCAATATTATGGGAGACATTAGCAAGGACCCATTAAGTTGATGTAGCttcacaaatttttatttgtaacaATTGGTACTAGATAAATTTGCTCATGAAAAGTTTTATTTGCTCATCTTTTGTTTCACTTCTCATTTTGTActattgattttaaattaaatttatagatGTTACAATTGAAGATAATTTAAACAATATGGATAAGAGAAATTCTTAGAAAGTTTCCATAAgaaaaaaatacttagaaatGAAGGGCtcgtttggtagaggagtttaagtaatgttatttgtaattttttgaaatacgtgtggatgaaaaaatatgtggaaatatgtgtaatgttgtttaaaaattgaaaattagttGTTTAACAACTCTTCCAAGTAGCTAGAATTAACAAAAATACTTTTGTTTATTAGTGGGGAGATAAGAAAAATCCTGTATTCTTTTACTCATAAAAAGTGgggtatatataattttttatgttcaa encodes:
- the LOC115991166 gene encoding cysteine-rich receptor-like protein kinase 29 is translated as MSTSRLSLFFFYAILIILVNPTINAQRDPYVLHECSTTGNVTSNGTLRENLNTLISTLSSNTQIDYGFYNFTAGEGTNRVYATGLCRADLSPTDCRSCVNMSAHELLQLCPTQKEGVMWYMNCAARYSNNSIFGVMETKPTRALTSDNVTNLAEFNAVLEPLFYDLRVRASAGAIFRKIAVGTAYYKSDNYTIYGLMQCSPDLLEMDCSNCLVVAQNYIQGCCSGNSGLTILAPSCNLSIETDQFYDSTLVQSPPSLSPPSPLPPPPTKDVTIEDNLNNMDKRNS